One window from the genome of Pedobacter schmidteae encodes:
- a CDS encoding c-type cytochrome, which yields MNHTFKMLAMLALSFSFTTGKAQETPKEEDFFKIMKVRVPEGPVLEVGGLVTLPNGDLGISTRRGDVFIVENPTSNRPYFRKFATGLHEILGIAYKDGAIYVAQRGELTKLVDKNMDGKADVYETIYAWPISGHYHEYSFGPKIAPDGSFFVTANVAFGSQEWWRAESRVPMRGWVMNISEDGQMKPWAAGVRSPAGLNVIDGQLYYTENQGDWVGSGGVWKVNRGDFMGHPASLVWTKRADSPVKLSSEFFYSRIDERRVKGDDGKYLKPENRVNENFKTLFDMKKDFPELRLPAVWLPYGILGVSTSEPVKIPAKTFGPFEGQLLVGDQGMSIISRVFMEKVNGEEQGAAFLFKSGFRSGVLRMAWAQDGSLFVGETNRGWGSAGDANEGLERLVYNNKVPFEMKAVRAMPDGFEIEFTEPVDLKSAQDLASYSVESFIYKYQPVYGSPPVNTETLKVKGVKVSADGLRARIVVDNLRQYYIHTIKVNGIREKQNFYSIVHPVAYYTLNNIPTGEKLAASEWSTRNSANDPVASVVPASAKKAAATVKGKTAAVAKKPVETKMPTKAPTYAEVKGLLTNYTCVACHNPTKKQIGPSFTDIAKRKYSNEKILELIHNPKPENWPDYATEMPPMPQVSKAEGLKIAAYINSLK from the coding sequence ATGAACCATACTTTTAAAATGCTGGCAATGCTGGCTTTAAGCTTTAGTTTTACGACCGGAAAGGCTCAGGAAACTCCAAAAGAAGAAGATTTCTTTAAAATAATGAAGGTAAGGGTACCGGAAGGACCGGTATTAGAAGTAGGAGGCCTGGTTACTCTACCAAATGGCGACCTGGGTATTTCAACCCGTAGAGGTGATGTCTTTATTGTGGAAAATCCAACCAGTAACAGGCCTTACTTTCGCAAGTTTGCAACCGGATTACACGAAATACTGGGCATAGCTTATAAAGACGGTGCCATTTATGTTGCCCAACGGGGCGAGCTCACCAAACTGGTAGATAAAAATATGGATGGCAAAGCCGATGTGTACGAAACCATTTATGCATGGCCCATCAGTGGACATTATCATGAATATAGTTTCGGGCCTAAAATAGCGCCCGATGGCTCCTTCTTTGTTACCGCAAACGTAGCTTTTGGCAGTCAGGAATGGTGGCGCGCCGAAAGTAGGGTTCCTATGCGTGGCTGGGTAATGAACATCAGCGAAGATGGCCAGATGAAACCATGGGCGGCCGGCGTGCGATCGCCTGCAGGATTAAATGTGATTGACGGGCAATTATATTATACTGAAAATCAGGGTGACTGGGTAGGCTCTGGTGGCGTATGGAAAGTAAATAGAGGTGATTTTATGGGACACCCTGCTAGTTTAGTATGGACTAAAAGAGCAGACTCGCCTGTAAAATTATCATCTGAGTTCTTTTATTCCAGGATAGATGAAAGAAGGGTGAAGGGCGATGACGGCAAATACCTAAAACCGGAAAACAGGGTAAATGAAAACTTTAAAACCCTGTTCGACATGAAAAAAGATTTCCCTGAATTGCGTTTACCTGCAGTTTGGCTACCTTATGGTATCCTGGGCGTGTCTACTTCAGAACCTGTAAAGATCCCTGCCAAAACCTTCGGACCTTTTGAAGGACAACTTTTAGTCGGTGACCAGGGCATGAGCATCATCTCACGGGTATTTATGGAAAAAGTGAACGGTGAAGAGCAAGGGGCCGCATTTTTATTTAAAAGTGGCTTCCGCTCGGGCGTACTGAGAATGGCCTGGGCACAGGACGGATCACTTTTTGTGGGCGAAACCAACAGGGGATGGGGGTCGGCCGGTGATGCCAACGAAGGACTGGAACGACTGGTATACAACAACAAAGTTCCCTTTGAAATGAAAGCGGTAAGAGCTATGCCAGATGGTTTTGAAATTGAGTTTACCGAACCGGTTGATTTGAAATCGGCACAGGACCTGGCTTCTTATAGCGTAGAGAGTTTCATTTATAAGTACCAACCTGTATATGGTTCACCTCCGGTAAACACCGAAACACTGAAAGTAAAAGGTGTTAAAGTATCTGCTGATGGTTTGAGGGCCAGAATTGTGGTCGACAACCTGCGCCAATATTACATTCATACGATCAAGGTAAACGGTATCCGCGAAAAACAAAATTTCTATTCGATCGTACATCCCGTAGCCTATTATACTTTAAACAATATTCCGACAGGAGAAAAGCTTGCTGCCAGCGAGTGGAGTACACGTAATTCGGCAAATGATCCGGTAGCCAGCGTAGTTCCGGCCTCAGCCAAAAAAGCAGCAGCAACCGTCAAAGGAAAAACAGCTGCTGTAGCTAAAAAGCCGGTAGAGACAAAAATGCCAACCAAGGCACCAACTTATGCAGAAGTAAAAGGTTTGCTGACCAATTATACCTGCGTGGCTTGTCACAATCCAACAAAAAAACAGATTGGTCCTTCCTTTACCGACATAGCCAAACGCAAGTATTCCAATGAAAAAATTCTAGAGTTGATTCATAACCCGAAACCAGAAAACTGGCCTGATTATGCAACAGAAATGCCTCCAATGCCACAGGTTTCCAAAGCTGAGGGGCTAAAAATTGCGGCTTATATCAATTCATTGAAGTAA
- a CDS encoding sodium/sugar symporter, translated as MNTLHKYDYVVFLVYFLIVSSYGFWIYYKKKSAAADSKDYFLAEGSLTWWAIGASLIASNISAEQMIGMSGSGFKLGLAISAYEWMAAATLIIVAVFFMPVYLKNKIFTMPQFLSQRYNEKVAMIMAVFWLMLYIVVNLMSILYLGALAISGISGISITACILGLAVFAILITLGGMKVIGYTDVIQVFFLVLGGLVATYIALNLISNQGGIVKGFSILTQGASEHFHLIFKKDDPNYMDLPGLSVLIGGMWIANLSYWGCNQYITQRALGASLPVARSGLLFAAFLKMLMPVIVVIPGIAVYYIIKEKIPGISADNLLTSSGVQDPNKAYPALLGLLPIGLKGLSFAALTAAIVASLAGKANSIATIFTLDIYKKAFNKNAEEGTLVNIGKITVVVSMLMAVLLSLVVGDALMGEGKQGFQYIQEYTGFVSPGIFAMFILGFFWKKTTSNAALFATVGGFIVSVFLKFLPGMIDLSPLYNYGWAVANSAGIFEIPFMDRMLIVFAFCVIGMYFISIYDNKRGVVPNGLEVDTKMFRVSTSFAVGSLIIITMLVALYSAFW; from the coding sequence ATGAATACACTCCACAAATACGATTATGTCGTATTTCTAGTTTACTTTCTGATTGTATCCAGCTACGGATTTTGGATCTACTACAAGAAAAAATCTGCCGCTGCCGACTCCAAGGATTACTTCCTGGCCGAAGGTTCATTAACCTGGTGGGCCATTGGTGCTTCACTTATTGCCTCCAATATTTCGGCCGAACAAATGATTGGAATGAGTGGCTCGGGCTTTAAGCTGGGATTGGCTATTTCTGCATACGAATGGATGGCTGCCGCTACATTAATTATCGTAGCTGTGTTCTTTATGCCGGTTTATCTGAAGAATAAGATCTTCACCATGCCCCAATTCCTTAGTCAACGTTACAATGAAAAAGTAGCCATGATTATGGCTGTATTCTGGTTGATGTTGTACATTGTGGTCAATCTGATGTCAATCTTATACCTGGGCGCACTGGCCATCAGTGGCATATCCGGAATCAGTATTACGGCCTGTATTCTTGGCCTGGCTGTATTTGCCATTCTAATCACCCTTGGTGGTATGAAGGTGATCGGTTATACCGACGTGATACAAGTATTTTTCCTGGTGTTGGGCGGACTGGTGGCTACTTATATTGCCTTAAATTTGATTTCTAATCAGGGTGGTATCGTTAAAGGCTTCTCTATCTTAACCCAGGGAGCCTCCGAACATTTCCATCTCATCTTCAAAAAAGACGACCCCAATTATATGGACCTTCCAGGCCTAAGTGTACTGATCGGGGGGATGTGGATTGCCAACTTAAGTTACTGGGGCTGTAACCAATACATTACCCAAAGGGCACTGGGAGCCTCTTTGCCAGTAGCCAGATCGGGACTTTTATTTGCAGCTTTCCTAAAAATGCTGATGCCTGTAATTGTGGTAATTCCGGGTATTGCCGTTTATTATATCATTAAGGAAAAAATTCCTGGCATCAGTGCCGACAATCTGTTGACCTCATCTGGTGTTCAGGACCCCAACAAAGCTTATCCCGCATTACTTGGCTTGTTGCCTATTGGTTTAAAAGGCTTATCGTTTGCAGCCTTAACCGCAGCTATCGTAGCTTCATTAGCAGGGAAGGCCAATAGTATAGCCACCATTTTTACTTTGGATATCTATAAAAAAGCATTTAATAAAAACGCGGAAGAAGGCACCTTGGTCAATATTGGTAAAATTACAGTAGTGGTATCCATGCTAATGGCAGTATTACTTTCCTTAGTCGTAGGCGATGCTCTTATGGGTGAAGGAAAACAAGGCTTCCAGTACATACAGGAATATACCGGATTTGTATCTCCGGGCATTTTTGCTATGTTTATCCTGGGCTTTTTCTGGAAAAAAACCACTTCAAATGCTGCATTATTTGCAACAGTAGGAGGGTTCATTGTTTCGGTATTCCTAAAATTCCTTCCGGGCATGATCGATCTTTCCCCTTTGTATAACTACGGTTGGGCTGTAGCCAATTCAGCAGGAATATTCGAAATTCCATTTATGGACAGAATGCTCATTGTATTTGCCTTCTGTGTAATCGGCATGTATTTCATCAGTATCTATGACAATAAAAGAGGTGTTGTACCAAATGGCCTGGAGGTAGACACCAAAATGTTCCGGGTTTCTACTTCATTTGCTGTCGGTTCTCTGATTATTATAACCATGCTTGTGGCACTGTATTCCGCGTTTTGGTAA
- a CDS encoding Gfo/Idh/MocA family protein gives MLESRRKFIKQSAIAAAGTYLGTMGLSAKSYGNIIGANDRVRVGVVGFSDRFKQSLLPSFLNHYKELNFDMVAVSDLWNYRRGLGVDHLKAQFGHDITACRNNDELYNLKDIDAVIVSTADFQHATHAAEAVNNKCDVYCEKPFAETMEDARMALKAVKASRQIVQIGSQRRSGNNYKAAEKFIKDGKFGDITMVELSWNVNQPGRWRRPDLVAKLRQEDTDWKRFLINRPFEAWDPRKYLEYRLFWPYSSGMPGQWMSHQIDTVHWFTGLKHPRSVVANGGIYQWKDGRRNWDTTTAVFDYGKANDPENGFQVVFTSRMHNGDESPAEIYYSNGGELNLNTNMVSPKGGLEAKAAAAMNMKPNLLPELKLSDISEKVAASANTGGDKLTSAHMRNWMECIRSRKETNAPVEAGYYHSIANIMTNAAARTGKKAVFDEKTQEVMVDGKVFKY, from the coding sequence ATGTTAGAGTCAAGAAGAAAATTTATCAAACAGTCGGCTATTGCAGCGGCAGGAACATATCTGGGTACCATGGGTTTGAGTGCAAAGAGTTACGGAAATATTATTGGTGCGAACGACCGGGTAAGAGTTGGTGTAGTTGGTTTCTCTGATCGTTTCAAGCAATCGTTGTTGCCTAGCTTTTTAAATCACTATAAGGAGCTGAATTTTGATATGGTAGCGGTATCCGACCTTTGGAATTACCGCCGGGGCTTGGGGGTAGATCATTTGAAGGCGCAGTTTGGTCATGATATCACTGCTTGCAGAAACAACGATGAATTGTATAACTTAAAGGATATAGATGCAGTAATTGTAAGTACAGCCGATTTTCAACATGCCACGCATGCTGCCGAGGCCGTAAATAACAAATGTGATGTATATTGTGAAAAGCCTTTTGCTGAAACTATGGAGGATGCAAGGATGGCGCTGAAGGCGGTAAAAGCTTCCAGGCAAATTGTTCAGATTGGATCGCAACGCCGTAGTGGTAACAATTATAAAGCCGCCGAGAAATTTATCAAAGACGGTAAGTTTGGGGACATCACCATGGTGGAACTGAGTTGGAATGTAAATCAGCCGGGACGCTGGCGCAGGCCCGATCTGGTGGCCAAATTAAGACAGGAAGATACCGACTGGAAGCGTTTTCTGATCAACCGCCCGTTTGAAGCATGGGATCCGCGCAAATACCTGGAATATCGTTTGTTCTGGCCTTATTCTTCGGGCATGCCTGGACAATGGATGTCGCATCAGATTGATACTGTACACTGGTTTACCGGATTAAAACACCCCAGAAGTGTGGTGGCCAATGGCGGTATTTATCAATGGAAAGATGGCAGAAGAAACTGGGATACCACTACCGCAGTTTTCGACTACGGTAAGGCCAACGATCCTGAAAATGGCTTTCAAGTGGTATTTACTTCCAGAATGCACAATGGTGATGAGAGTCCGGCTGAAATCTATTATTCAAATGGAGGCGAACTGAACCTGAATACCAATATGGTATCGCCTAAAGGTGGTCTGGAGGCTAAAGCTGCCGCTGCAATGAATATGAAGCCAAACTTGTTGCCTGAATTAAAGTTAAGCGATATCTCGGAAAAAGTAGCAGCATCGGCTAATACCGGTGGCGATAAGCTTACTTCAGCACATATGCGCAACTGGATGGAATGCATCAGGAGCCGCAAGGAAACCAATGCTCCTGTTGAAGCCGGATACTACCACTCCATTGCCAATATCATGACTAATGCTGCTGCCAGAACAGGTAAAAAAGCTGTGTTTGACGAAAAAACGCAAGAAGTAATGGTAGACGGGAAAGTGTTTAAATACTAG
- a CDS encoding DUF1080 domain-containing protein, which produces MKTTQFLILTGLLFGSTLNTVQAQKWQNLFNGKDLKGWKQLNGKAKYEVINGEIVGTTVGDTPNSFLTTEKNYGDFIFEVELLVDNAMNSGIQFRSESKSDFKEGRVHGYQMEVDPSDRAYSGGIYDESRRGWLYPMDVNPQGKSAFKKGVWNKYRIECIGHSIRTWVNGVPTASLVDDMTPSGFIALQVHAIGKNDQPGKQIRWRNIRIQTEGLKPAKADKIYTVNTIPNDLSAMEKANGYSLLWDGKTTKGWIGAYKSSFPAKGWEIKDGELSVVKSNGGESTNGGDIVTVKEYGAFALKFDFKLTEGANSGIKYFVTLKEGNKGSAIGPEYQILDDAKHPDAKLGKNGNRTLGSLYDLITSKKIPNAQRKIGEWNKGTIMVYPNNKIEYFLNGFKILEYVRGSAEFEALVADSKYKNWKDFGMAPKGHILIQDHGDQVSFRSIKLKEL; this is translated from the coding sequence ATGAAGACCACACAATTTTTAATTTTAACAGGTTTACTATTTGGAAGTACCTTAAACACGGTGCAGGCGCAGAAATGGCAGAACTTATTTAACGGAAAAGATCTGAAGGGCTGGAAACAGCTCAATGGAAAGGCAAAATACGAAGTGATAAATGGCGAAATTGTAGGTACTACAGTTGGCGATACTCCCAATTCCTTCTTAACAACAGAAAAAAACTATGGCGATTTCATTTTTGAAGTGGAGTTGTTGGTAGATAATGCCATGAATTCGGGCATACAGTTCAGAAGCGAAAGTAAGTCTGATTTTAAGGAAGGAAGGGTTCATGGCTATCAGATGGAGGTTGATCCCTCTGATAGAGCCTATAGCGGTGGCATTTATGACGAGAGTCGCCGGGGATGGTTGTATCCTATGGATGTTAATCCACAAGGAAAATCAGCCTTTAAAAAAGGAGTATGGAACAAATACCGTATTGAATGTATTGGCCATTCTATCAGAACCTGGGTGAACGGTGTGCCTACAGCAAGTTTGGTAGACGACATGACCCCTTCAGGTTTTATTGCCCTGCAGGTACACGCTATTGGTAAAAATGATCAACCTGGTAAACAGATCAGGTGGCGAAATATACGTATCCAGACCGAAGGATTAAAGCCAGCCAAAGCCGATAAGATATATACCGTAAATACCATCCCAAATGATTTATCGGCAATGGAAAAAGCCAACGGTTATAGTTTGTTGTGGGACGGAAAAACAACCAAAGGTTGGATTGGTGCCTATAAAAGCAGCTTTCCGGCAAAAGGCTGGGAAATAAAGGATGGTGAACTGAGCGTAGTTAAATCAAACGGTGGTGAATCGACCAATGGTGGAGATATTGTGACAGTGAAGGAATATGGTGCGTTTGCCTTGAAGTTTGATTTTAAGCTGACTGAGGGGGCCAATAGTGGGATTAAATATTTTGTCACCCTTAAGGAAGGAAACAAAGGATCGGCTATTGGACCAGAATACCAGATTCTGGACGATGCAAAACACCCTGATGCAAAGCTGGGCAAAAATGGTAATCGTACCCTGGGCTCTCTTTATGACCTGATCACGAGTAAAAAGATTCCTAATGCGCAAAGAAAAATTGGCGAATGGAATAAAGGGACCATTATGGTTTATCCAAATAATAAGATTGAATATTTTCTTAATGGATTCAAAATACTGGAATATGTAAGGGGCTCGGCAGAGTTTGAAGCTTTGGTGGCAGATAGCAAATACAAAAACTGGAAAGATTTTGGAATGGCACCTAAAGGGCATATCCTTATTCAGGACCATGGCGACCAGGTGTCTTTTAGAAGTATTAAATTAAAAGAACTTTAA
- a CDS encoding PmoA family protein, giving the protein MKKFLILGCCFLGIQLNAQTKKVSFFENPKQQKVNVLVDGKPFTSFLYPDNLEKPILYPIHTASGLTLTRGFPLEKRGNERTDHPHHVGLWFNYESVNGLDFWNNSYNIPAEKKFKYGWIRNVKLNKVQEGKTNGSLAYSANWERQDKRVLLKEVTSFVFSGTDETRTIDRATTLTAQKDTVYFKDIKDGMLGIRVTKELELPSDKEESYTDNHGVVTKISPAKNGANGDYLTSEGKKGNEAWGTRGKWCMMFGIKDHQPVSIAIIDHPKNPGYPTYWHARDYGLFAANPLGQAIFSKGKENMNLILKPGESVTFRYRIIVTSGKKQSAASLDQQAAIFGK; this is encoded by the coding sequence ATGAAGAAATTCCTTATTCTTGGCTGCTGCTTTTTGGGAATACAGCTAAATGCGCAAACCAAAAAAGTTAGTTTTTTTGAAAATCCAAAACAGCAAAAGGTTAATGTTTTGGTTGATGGTAAACCTTTTACTTCTTTCTTATATCCTGATAACCTGGAGAAACCCATATTATATCCAATACATACGGCTAGCGGACTTACGCTGACCCGTGGTTTTCCACTCGAAAAACGAGGGAACGAGCGTACTGATCACCCTCATCATGTAGGTTTATGGTTTAATTACGAGAGCGTGAATGGCCTCGATTTCTGGAACAATTCTTATAATATCCCGGCCGAGAAGAAATTTAAATATGGATGGATCAGGAATGTAAAGCTGAATAAAGTGCAGGAAGGAAAAACCAATGGTTCACTTGCTTATTCGGCAAATTGGGAAAGACAAGATAAACGTGTTCTATTAAAGGAAGTTACATCTTTTGTTTTTAGTGGTACAGATGAGACCAGGACCATTGACAGGGCTACTACGCTGACTGCACAAAAGGATACCGTTTATTTTAAAGACATTAAAGATGGTATGTTGGGCATACGGGTAACTAAAGAACTGGAACTGCCATCGGATAAGGAAGAAAGCTATACCGATAACCATGGTGTGGTAACCAAAATTTCGCCTGCCAAAAATGGGGCAAATGGCGACTACCTTACCAGTGAGGGTAAAAAAGGTAATGAAGCCTGGGGAACGCGGGGCAAATGGTGTATGATGTTTGGTATAAAAGACCATCAGCCTGTTTCTATAGCCATAATTGATCATCCTAAAAACCCCGGATACCCTACGTATTGGCACGCCCGGGATTACGGTTTGTTTGCAGCGAACCCATTGGGACAAGCTATTTTTAGCAAGGGTAAAGAAAATATGAATCTAATTTTGAAGCCTGGTGAATCGGTTACTTTCCGTTACCGGATCATTGTTACTTCAGGGAAAAAACAGAGTGCAGCGTCACTCGATCAACAGGCAGCCATTTTTGGTAAATAG
- a CDS encoding LD-carboxypeptidase — protein MNRKHFLSSLAIAGSVITGFKGWGKPTESVKEPKIPPYLKAGDTIGITTPAGYITSEQVAPAVALMESWGFKVQVGNSIGKRDFSMGGTDAERAADFQQQLNDPDIKAIMCARGGYGAIRIIDQLDFSQFKLKPKWIIGFSDITVLHCHLNRQLNVASIHSKMCNSFPSNWALAEPIQIETILSIRQVLSGLPIKYSALPVNFNKPGRAEAELIGGNLSIIETLAGTASDIKTDGKILFVEDTGEYLYSVDRMFWNLKRTGKLANLKGLIVGGFKLKPDDPGDEFGRNIYEVVIEKIKEYDYPVCFDFPIGHQKNNFALKCGAKHILTVDQHGSSLVSI, from the coding sequence ATGAACCGAAAACACTTTCTTTCTTCCTTAGCGATTGCCGGGTCGGTAATAACCGGCTTTAAAGGCTGGGGCAAACCTACTGAATCTGTAAAGGAGCCTAAAATACCACCATATTTGAAAGCAGGAGATACCATAGGCATAACTACACCCGCCGGCTATATCACTTCCGAGCAGGTTGCGCCGGCAGTTGCACTGATGGAAAGCTGGGGATTTAAAGTTCAGGTAGGCAACAGCATAGGAAAAAGGGATTTTAGTATGGGGGGGACTGATGCCGAACGGGCTGCCGACTTCCAACAGCAACTGAACGACCCCGATATCAAAGCCATTATGTGTGCACGTGGAGGATATGGCGCCATACGTATCATCGACCAGCTCGATTTCAGTCAGTTTAAACTCAAGCCCAAATGGATTATTGGTTTTAGTGACATTACGGTATTGCATTGTCATCTAAACCGACAACTCAATGTAGCTTCTATCCATTCAAAAATGTGTAACAGTTTCCCGTCGAACTGGGCCCTCGCCGAACCGATACAAATAGAAACCATACTTTCCATAAGACAGGTACTTAGCGGCTTGCCTATAAAATATTCGGCGCTACCAGTGAACTTCAATAAGCCAGGCAGGGCCGAAGCTGAACTGATTGGCGGTAACCTTAGCATTATAGAGACCCTTGCAGGAACCGCTTCTGATATCAAAACAGACGGAAAAATTTTATTTGTAGAAGATACAGGTGAATACCTTTATAGTGTAGACCGCATGTTCTGGAACCTGAAACGCACTGGTAAACTGGCCAATCTTAAAGGTCTTATTGTGGGTGGCTTTAAATTAAAACCCGACGATCCGGGAGACGAATTTGGCCGTAATATATATGAGGTAGTTATAGAAAAAATAAAAGAATATGACTATCCGGTATGTTTTGATTTCCCTATAGGCCATCAAAAGAATAACTTTGCTCTTAAATGTGGTGCAAAGCACATCCTTACTGTCGACCAACATGGAAGTTCACTCGTATCAATCTAA
- the xseA gene encoding exodeoxyribonuclease VII large subunit: protein MEVHSYQSNPSAIKLSELTTQIRQALDGVFGNRTFWVIADVASHTYKEQSNYHYFELVEKDKVSTKILSKIAARAWGNASINIANFEQATGQKFKNDINVLVQVSVQYNPAFGLQLNLLDIDTNFTLGLFEQQRKETLERLIRENPEFIQKIGGQYHTRNNRLGLNKVIQHIAVISSATSAGYQDFTHTLDHNTFGYRFQVDDYFTMVQGEANAKQFLAKIVEVFQSGKPYDALLIIRGGGSQMDFLIFDNYDLSRAIAKFPIPVITGIGHQKNETIADLMAHTATKTPTKAAELIIAHNRAFEENLLGLQKMMLIKTYQLINYHKDRLANINQVTIGTTRNLLYEHHRSIINLSRLVLTNPKIMISNRQKDLENVIGNLKSYSRIYFTNKSGYIGHFQSVVRLMSPQNILNKGFAILKVNGHIAGNADDIGAGTELTVRLAASEIKTTVISKSQINGNDEFNI from the coding sequence ATGGAAGTTCACTCGTATCAATCTAACCCTTCAGCAATAAAACTATCGGAACTCACAACACAGATCCGACAGGCCCTGGATGGTGTATTTGGCAACCGCACCTTTTGGGTAATTGCCGATGTAGCGAGCCATACTTATAAAGAACAAAGTAACTATCATTATTTTGAACTGGTGGAAAAAGATAAAGTTTCCACAAAAATACTCAGCAAAATAGCCGCAAGGGCCTGGGGCAATGCTTCAATAAACATTGCCAATTTTGAACAGGCTACCGGCCAAAAGTTCAAAAACGACATCAATGTACTGGTACAGGTTTCTGTTCAATATAACCCCGCGTTTGGTCTGCAACTGAACCTGCTGGATATTGATACCAATTTCACTTTAGGCCTGTTCGAGCAACAACGTAAAGAAACATTGGAAAGATTGATTAGGGAGAATCCTGAGTTCATACAGAAAATAGGAGGGCAGTACCATACCCGCAACAACAGACTTGGCTTAAATAAAGTGATACAACATATAGCGGTTATCTCCTCAGCCACATCTGCCGGTTATCAGGACTTTACACACACACTCGACCACAATACTTTTGGCTATCGTTTCCAGGTGGACGACTATTTTACCATGGTACAGGGAGAGGCAAATGCAAAACAATTTCTGGCAAAAATTGTAGAAGTTTTCCAATCAGGCAAACCTTACGATGCCCTGCTGATCATCAGAGGGGGAGGTTCGCAAATGGATTTCCTTATTTTTGACAATTACGACCTGAGCAGGGCCATTGCTAAATTCCCCATACCTGTAATCACAGGAATAGGACATCAGAAAAATGAAACGATTGCCGATTTAATGGCCCACACTGCAACTAAAACCCCCACAAAGGCAGCTGAACTGATTATAGCTCACAACAGGGCATTTGAAGAAAACCTTCTGGGTCTGCAAAAAATGATGCTTATTAAAACCTATCAACTCATCAACTATCATAAAGATCGTCTGGCAAATATTAACCAAGTCACTATAGGCACCACACGGAACCTGCTGTATGAACACCACCGCAGTATCATTAACTTATCCCGACTGGTACTCACCAATCCGAAAATCATGATCTCCAACAGACAAAAAGACCTGGAGAATGTTATCGGTAACCTCAAATCATATAGCAGGATTTATTTCACAAATAAAAGTGGTTATATTGGCCATTTTCAATCGGTGGTACGGCTTATGAGTCCGCAGAACATATTAAACAAAGGGTTTGCCATTCTGAAGGTAAATGGCCATATTGCCGGCAATGCCGATGATATTGGTGCCGGAACCGAGCTAACCGTTCGTTTGGCAGCATCAGAAATTAAAACTACAGTAATCTCCAAATCACAAATCAATGGAAACGACGAATTTAACATATGA
- the xseB gene encoding exodeoxyribonuclease VII small subunit: METTNLTYESAYKELSEIAREIETESVSVDVLAEKVKRASDLIEFCQTKLRATETEVSKIIKQMENPPA, from the coding sequence ATGGAAACGACGAATTTAACATATGAAAGTGCCTATAAAGAACTTTCAGAAATAGCCAGGGAAATAGAAACAGAATCGGTATCGGTTGATGTATTGGCAGAAAAAGTAAAACGTGCATCCGATCTGATCGAATTTTGTCAGACCAAACTTCGTGCTACCGAAACTGAGGTCAGCAAAATCATCAAACAAATGGAAAACCCACCGGCCTAG